In one Drosophila pseudoobscura strain MV-25-SWS-2005 chromosome X, UCI_Dpse_MV25, whole genome shotgun sequence genomic region, the following are encoded:
- the Nost gene encoding probable E3 ubiquitin-protein ligase bre1 isoform X4 produces the protein MNHLRVHKFKIGGKDSSAVSAAVAVAADPSDNNNGNHTNNNNNNNNQNGNGGGGAKRFLTRIKRYSVLGNKLSRRHLGSLNLQSSAAGAERGADGERLGSVQSPGKTISGSYNMTGSHSEDHRLEIGAPVLISTTTLDTDRFDVTEARLKQIGGGIAQTSTIVRTLTPRSSDEEEFLDARCTQLDRDERDEAEEFQTPIHQPQEGEHEEPQPQKEQPAPQKEVESQPQRHSQEDLQEDLLEEEEEKMVMPPMRRANIARQQQAMSVQNLHRTELKVYLHKSPSMTLDMNVTAPGHLGPGLNMPELPELYGDSKLSLAASDMDNNKENTPVDGMPIANGGGGFLSHQSRFKSIESFQLHSRSKRSSSQPSSKQSSKMSLDCSVHSFDFDFKSVSYQSLNAQNLMVSIDELQEITRQINETEDFTKEVDLEYCEHRDQLRPSERRITLLKNKNQTLIHFNQQKEKLRKGWHGMKHWFGEEGTRLKEAVRQQTPLKRLARSRSNLNQSTTDASRLSISPERNTRDITESCEDITNRTELDSSLSQRALSDEDLSPNAKRFKDEVYQRSRCSSRAGRGRSRGRGRGHRSNWSFVSLLTGSNSLYSKQGQNGFEELRRYIKQGGDFSKELIFVLQERADSELIYSKSLSKLANKLNKAGREIPGSVADAWRGVATEMESRSDIHRQLAASLTDELVKPLKVVVESHHKARKAVESTVDKAARVLSEWRITEAKAKKASHTAARENEKLQDAMLDVRIQKSPSIAMLHQGPNKISAEKELKNAEKDCVKLDNKRKKAEEAVKRADVEYYTMCVRAERARVDWEMAVLRGSSQLQTNEQQRLANMHNFAQQYGRLISDINPILGGLTCRLQPQLDACNVDKDMLVVSNIRHHSEGPSEQLLPDFYCEHTTLAMNRERRKHALIKLLQLVKTDLERERKSRDGLRGLSQSLNNQENQNITDKLYHIRSMLTYLEGSRIKLQSALLELDHKPRTTHPLAQHIQITRDRTGLQQSILKVPNWLKNNDKTQQSTGLDVSGGHQEDEPEEEDACSQMMGNALSNSSCADISVTATGPALKHFNRSKSNIETFTTSQPKIISTTNASLAAVALAAASVKCKTIPANHQHNHHHNHNQGSDRGQADGGSNQQDSDFDEFSSQDEDEEDTGPVKGQQVPQSQLQSQNQMPTQHFYQNAQDLQKGGGHGHGQGQGQVLGRCKALYSYTPKLYDELELSPGDIIEVHAKQDDGWWLGALRNHIGIFPATYVEEC, from the exons ATGAACCACCTACGGGTGCACAAATTCAAGATCGGCGGCAAGGACAGCAGCGCCGTTTCTGCAGCGGTTGCGGTTGCAGCCGATCCCTCGGACAACAATAACGGCAATCacacgaacaacaacaacaacaacaacaaccagaatGGAAACGGTGGCGGCGGTGCCAAAAGATTCCTCACACGCATCAAACGGTACTCGGTGCTTGGCAACAAACTAAGTCGCCGCCACCTGGGGAGCCTCAACCTACAGTCGTCTGCGGCCGGAGCGGAGAGGGGCGCCGATGGAGAGCGGCTTGGCTCTGTGCAGTCGCCCGGCAAGACTATATCCGGCAGCTACAACATGACCGGCAGCCACTCGGAGGACCATCGCCTGGAGATCGGTGCCCCGGTGCTGATATCGACCACCACATTGGATACGGACCGCTTTGATGTGACTGAGGCCCGACTCAAGCAGATCGGCGGCGGCATTGCCCAGACCTCCACCATTGTGCGCACCCTGACGCCGCGCAGCTCCGACGAGGAGGAGTTTTTGGATGCCCGCTGCACTCAGCTGGATCGTGATGAGCGGGATGAGGCGGAGGAGTTTCAGACGCCCATTCATCAGCCACAGGAAGGAGAACAcgaggagccacagccacagaaggAACAGCCAGCGCCACAAAAGGAAGTagagtcacagccacagcgacacTCACAGGAGGATTTGCAAGAAGATCTACttgaggaggaggaagagaagATGGTGATGCCACCGATGCGACGGGCCAACATCGctcgccagcagcaggccatGTCCGTGCAGAATCTGCACAGAACCGAACTGAAGGTCTACCTGCACAAGTCGCCCTCGATGACGCTCGACATGAACGTGACGGCTCCGGGGCATCTGGGCCCGGGCCTCAACATGCCAGAGCTGCCGGAGCTGTATGGCGACAGCAAGCTGAGCCTGGCGGCCAGCGACATGGACAACAACAAGGAGAATACACCGGTGGATGGTATGCCTATCGccaatggaggaggaggattcCTGTCGCATCAGTCGCGCTTCAAGAGCATCGAATCGTTCCAGCTGCACAGCCGCTCGAAGCGCAGCTCCTCTCAGCCGAGCTCGAAGCAGAGCTCAAAGATGAGCCTCGACTGCTCCGTGCACagcttcgacttcgacttcaaGTCGGTCAGCTATCAGAGCCTGAATGCCCAGAACCTGATGGTGTCCATTGACGAGCTACAGGAAATCACGCGCCAAATCAACGAGACGGAGGACTTCACCAAAGAGGTGGATCTGGAGTACTGCGAGCACCGGGATCAGCTGCGTCCCAGCGAGCGTCGCATCACGCTGCTGAAGAACAAGAACCAGACGCTCATTCACTTCaaccagcagaaggagaagctgCGCAAGGGCTGGCACGGCATGAAGCACTGGTTCGGTGAGGAGGGCACTCGCCTCAAGGAGGCCGTTCGCCAGCAGACGCCCCTCAAGCGTCTGGCCCGCTCACGCAGTAATCTGAATCAATCGACCACGGACGCGAGTCGTCTGTCCATATCGCCGGAACGCAATACCCGCGACATCACCGAGAGCTGTGAGGATATCACCAATCGCACGGAACTGGACTCCTCCTTGTCCCAGAGGGCACTCAGCGATGAGGATTTGTCACCAAATGCCAAACGCTTCAAGGATGAGGTATACCAAAGGAGTCGTTGTTCGTCGAGGGCTGGTCGTGGTCGTAGTCGCGGGCGTGGTCGTGGCCACCGTTCAAACTGGAGTTTCGTCTCGTTGCTAACTGGTTCCAATTCTTTATACTCCAAACAGGGCCAGAATGGATTCGAGGAACTGCGTCGCTACATCAAGCAGGGCGGAGATTTCAGCAAGGAGCTCATATTCGTCCTGCAGGAGCG TGCCGATTCCGAATTGATTTACTCGAAATCGCTCTCGAAGCTGGCCAATAAGCTGAACAAGGCTGGCCGAGAGATACCTGGGAGTGTGGCGGATGCCTGGCGCGGCGTGGCCACCGAAATGGAGAGCCGCAGCGATATCCACCGCCAGCTGGCGGCCTCCCTCACCGATGAGCTGGTCAAGCCGCTCAAGGTGGTCGTCGAGAGTCACCACAAGGCGCGCAAAGCG GTCGAAAGTACTGTGGATAAGGCCGCTCGGGTACTCAGCGAATGGCGCATAACGGAGGCCAAGGCCAAGAAGGCTTCGCATACAGCGGCGCGTGAGAACGAGAAGCTGCAGGACGCCATGCTGGATGTGCGTATCCAGAAGTCGCCATCCATTGCCATGCTCCACCAGGGCCCCAACAAGATCTCGGCCGAAAAGGAGCTAAAGAACGCTGAGAAGGACTGCGTAAAGCTGGACAACAAGCGCAAGAAGGCAGAGGAGGCTGTAAAGCGAGCCGATGTCGAGTACTACAcgatgtgtgtgcgtgccgaACGGGCACGCGTCGACTGGGAGATGGCCGTGCTCCGGGGCAGCTCCCAGCTGCAGACCAACGAGCAGCAGCGTCTCGCGAATATGCACAACTTTGCCCAGCAATACGGCCGCCTCATCTCCGATATAAATCCCATTCTCGGTGGCCTCACCTGCCGCCTGCAGCCGCAGCTGGATGCGTGCAATGTCGACAAGGATATGCTGGTGGTAAGCAACATCCGCCACCATTCGGAGGGTCCCAGCGAGCAGCTACTGCCCGACTTTTACTGCGAACACACCACACTGGCCATGAATCGAGAACGGCGAAAGCATGCGCTCATCAAACTCCTACAGCTGGTGAAAACCGATCTGGAACGCGAACGAAAGTCACGCGACGGCCTCCGTGGTCTCTCTCAGTCGTTAAATAACCAGGAGAACCAAAACATCACCGACAAGTTGTATCAC aTTCGATCCATGCTCACGTATCTGGAGGGATCACGCATCAAACTGCAGTCGGCCCTCCTGGAGCTGGACCACAAGCCCCGCACCACACATCCCCTGGCACAGCACATTCAG ATCACGCGGGATCGCACTGGCCTCCAGCAAAGCATTCTCAAGGTCCCCAATTGGCTGAAGAACAACGACAAGACGCAGCAGTCCACAGGACTGGATGTGAGTGGAGGCCACCAGGAGGATGaaccggaggaggaggatgcctGCTCCCAAATGATGGGCAATGCGCTCAGCAACAGCTCCTGTGCGGACATTAGTGTGACGGCGACGGGGCCAGCGCTGAAGCACTTCAATCGGAGCAAGAGCAACATTGAGACCTTCACCACCAGCCAACCAAAGATAATCTCCACGACGAACGCCTCGCTGGCCGCTGTGGCACTGGCGGCGGCGTCTGTCAAATGCAAGACCATACCAGCGAACCATCAGCACAACCATCATCACAACCATAACCAGGGCAGTGATCGCGGCCAAGCAGACGGCGGCTCCAATCAGCAGGACTCGGACTTTGATGAATTCAGTTCAcaagacgaggacgaggaggacaCGGGGCCCGTCAAGGGGCAGCAGGTACCACAAAGCCAGTTGCAGTCGCAAAACCAGATGCCGACGCAGCATTTCTACCAGAATGCGCAGGATTTGCAGAAGGGCGGCGGTCATGGCCATGGTCAGGGTCAGGGCCAAGTGCTTGGACGATGCAAGGCGCTCTACAGCTACACACCAAAGCTTTACGATGAACTGGAACTGAGTCCCGGCGACATCATCGAAGTTCATGCCAAGCAGGATGACGGCTGGTGGCTGGGGGCCCTGCGGAATCACATTGGCATCTTCCCTGCCACTTATGTGGAGGAGTGCTAG